A part of Verrucomicrobium sp. genomic DNA contains:
- a CDS encoding Rid family detoxifying hydrolase, whose protein sequence is MSKKIIQAPEGKAPQAIGPYSQGVRVGDLVFLSGQIPTDPATGAFPEGIAAQTEQAIKNITALLAVEGLTLAHVVKASVFMADLAEFAAMNEVYARHFASAPPARSTFQVAKLPRDARVEIEVVAHAGA, encoded by the coding sequence ATGAGCAAGAAAATCATCCAAGCGCCTGAGGGCAAGGCCCCCCAGGCCATCGGTCCCTATTCCCAGGGCGTCCGCGTCGGCGACCTCGTCTTCCTTTCCGGCCAGATCCCGACCGATCCGGCCACCGGCGCCTTCCCGGAGGGCATCGCCGCCCAGACCGAACAGGCGATCAAAAACATCACCGCCCTTTTGGCCGTCGAGGGGCTGACTCTGGCCCACGTCGTGAAAGCCTCCGTCTTCATGGCCGACTTGGCCGAGTTCGCCGCGATGAACGAGGTCTACGCCCGCCACTTCGCCTCCGCGCCGCCCGCCCGGTCCACCTTCCAGGTGGCCAAGCTCCCGCGCGACGCCCGCGTCGAGATCGAAGTAGTCGCCCACGCCGGGGCTTAA